A section of the Myxococcus xanthus genome encodes:
- the fruA gene encoding response regulator transcription factor FruA has product MATNQAAIRVSILEGPWAAWQGLADGLRGEGVQVSSVTRDVRLFLDSLGTDPPQVAVMDVEGDSEAAVGCSVTEGINLLREARKRRLEVRMLLLSAVSTPEIISQCFDEGASGYLFRAGLGTTAVASAINSLVRGERLFPVQLLRNDFEHPPVTSPTASVLLALTQREREVLAYVAGGADNLKIAAHLQIAERTVKSHVTQLYRKLGAENRTQLALRACHLGVRPPPDL; this is encoded by the coding sequence ATGGCAACCAATCAAGCAGCGATTCGTGTATCGATTCTCGAAGGACCGTGGGCGGCCTGGCAGGGCCTGGCCGACGGGCTCCGTGGTGAAGGCGTGCAGGTCTCCTCGGTGACGAGGGACGTGCGCCTGTTCCTCGACAGCCTGGGGACAGACCCGCCGCAGGTCGCGGTGATGGACGTGGAGGGCGACAGCGAGGCCGCCGTGGGCTGCTCCGTCACGGAAGGCATCAATCTCCTGCGGGAGGCGCGCAAGCGCCGGCTGGAGGTGCGGATGCTGCTGCTCTCCGCGGTGAGCACACCGGAAATCATCTCGCAGTGCTTCGACGAGGGTGCCTCCGGCTACCTGTTCCGCGCGGGGCTGGGCACGACGGCGGTGGCGTCCGCCATCAACTCCCTGGTCCGAGGCGAGCGGCTGTTTCCGGTGCAGCTCCTGAGGAACGACTTCGAACATCCACCGGTGACGTCACCCACCGCGAGCGTGCTGCTGGCGCTCACGCAGCGCGAGCGCGAGGTGCTGGCGTATGTCGCGGGCGGCGCGGACAACCTGAAGATTGCCGCGCACCTGCAAATCGCCGAGCGCACCGTGAAGTCCCACGTCACGCAACTCTACCGGAAGCTGGGCGCGGAGAACCGCACGCAGCTGGCGCTGAGGGCGTGCCACCTGGGCGTCCGGCCGCCGCCGGACCTCTAG
- a CDS encoding ketopantoate reductase family protein: protein MRFAILGSGGVGGFFGAKLVRAGHDVTFLARGAHLRAMREHGLTIHGAEGDFTVAVKADDDVQRFGPVDVVVLAVKNYDVASVLPAVKTLLSARGAPAPGETPPFVLTLQNGVDSPSEVAAAVGEAAVLGGTTYISTAISEPGVITQTGTNHRIVLGEVFGDTSRISDRAQSLRDALAGAGITVEAVADARGALWDKLSFLACMSAFSTASRLPVGALRDNPAFREVFRQAAAEVLSVAAAEGITTTRTPDALVQYMDGLPAHMRPSMLGDLENGKPLEVEYLQGSVVRRGRARGVPTPVMSTLYVLLQPHAQGERKA from the coding sequence ATGCGATTCGCCATCTTGGGGTCTGGAGGCGTCGGTGGTTTCTTCGGCGCGAAGCTGGTCCGCGCCGGGCATGACGTGACGTTCCTCGCGCGCGGAGCGCACCTGCGCGCCATGCGGGAACACGGGCTCACCATCCACGGCGCCGAAGGAGACTTCACGGTCGCGGTCAAGGCCGACGATGACGTCCAGCGCTTCGGCCCCGTGGACGTCGTGGTCCTCGCGGTGAAGAACTACGACGTCGCTTCCGTGCTCCCCGCGGTGAAGACGTTGCTCTCCGCGCGAGGCGCACCGGCGCCGGGCGAAACGCCGCCCTTCGTGCTCACCTTGCAGAACGGCGTGGACAGCCCCTCCGAAGTGGCCGCCGCCGTGGGCGAAGCCGCCGTCCTGGGCGGCACCACGTACATCTCCACCGCCATCAGCGAGCCAGGCGTCATCACCCAGACCGGAACGAACCATCGAATCGTGCTCGGAGAAGTATTCGGTGACACCTCGCGCATCTCCGACCGGGCACAGTCCCTGCGGGACGCGCTGGCCGGCGCGGGCATCACCGTGGAGGCCGTGGCGGATGCGCGCGGAGCGCTCTGGGACAAGCTGTCCTTCCTCGCCTGCATGTCCGCGTTCAGCACCGCGTCCCGGCTGCCCGTGGGCGCCCTCCGGGACAATCCGGCCTTCCGCGAGGTGTTCCGGCAAGCCGCCGCCGAGGTGCTCAGCGTCGCCGCCGCGGAGGGCATCACCACCACGCGCACGCCGGACGCCCTGGTGCAGTACATGGACGGGCTGCCCGCCCACATGCGCCCATCCATGCTGGGCGACCTGGAGAACGGCAAGCCGCTGGAGGTCGAATACCTCCAGGGCTCGGTGGTGCGCCGGGGCCGCGCGCGGGGCGTCCCCACGCCGGTGATGAGCACCCTCTATGTCCTGCTGCAGCCCCACGCCCAGGGGGAACGAAAGGCCTGA
- a CDS encoding styrene monooxygenase/indole monooxygenase family protein, producing MERIAIVGAGTAGLHLGLKLLSHGVPVTIYTEQEPSRLRVSRLLNTVAHHAPTRMRERILGVDHWSGPNADMFYIGIHVNGGPHPFSLRGRLDSPTIFVDYRQYQPRLAEDFVARGGKLEVLPVDLDVLERLAQQHALMVVATGRNGLTRLFPRVPALSPHTQPPRMLFAALLKGVRMQEPIGMNANLIPGQGEIFESQVVTADGRVPSVLIEALPGSELSRLSTQRYDEDPRAFEAMLMNFLRRFAPTTYERVDSASFGVRGPMDYLQGSFTPTVRQGWAPLSNGRFALAVGDTHVTNDPVAGQGANAGSASAFALAEHIVTALADNRPFDEVFCREAEAGSWAATAPATHWTNTLLQPPPPHVIDLLAAGSKDARVADAIATAFVTPELILSACASPENSAAFIARHRPMVREAAPPPSPLAWHPPPEEPKVTVSLTR from the coding sequence ATGGAGCGCATTGCAATTGTTGGCGCCGGCACCGCGGGACTTCACCTGGGTCTGAAGCTGCTGTCCCACGGTGTGCCCGTGACGATCTACACGGAGCAGGAGCCGAGCAGGCTACGGGTTTCCCGTCTGCTCAACACGGTGGCGCACCATGCCCCCACGCGCATGCGCGAGCGCATCCTGGGCGTGGACCACTGGAGCGGCCCCAACGCTGACATGTTCTATATCGGCATCCATGTGAACGGCGGCCCTCACCCGTTCAGCCTCCGGGGTCGCTTGGATTCCCCCACCATCTTCGTGGACTACCGGCAATACCAGCCGCGCCTCGCGGAGGACTTCGTGGCGCGCGGCGGCAAGCTGGAGGTCCTTCCCGTGGACCTCGACGTGCTGGAGCGCCTGGCCCAGCAGCACGCGCTGATGGTGGTCGCCACCGGCCGCAATGGCCTGACACGCCTGTTCCCTCGCGTGCCCGCTCTGTCGCCGCACACGCAGCCGCCGCGCATGCTCTTCGCCGCGCTGCTCAAGGGCGTGCGCATGCAGGAGCCCATTGGGATGAATGCCAACCTGATTCCGGGCCAGGGCGAGATCTTCGAGTCCCAGGTCGTCACCGCGGACGGCCGGGTCCCCAGCGTGCTCATCGAAGCCCTTCCCGGCAGTGAGCTGTCGCGGCTCAGCACGCAGCGCTACGACGAAGACCCGCGCGCCTTCGAGGCGATGCTGATGAACTTCCTGCGGCGCTTCGCGCCCACCACCTACGAGCGCGTGGATTCAGCGAGCTTCGGCGTGCGAGGTCCCATGGACTACCTCCAGGGTTCCTTCACGCCGACGGTGCGCCAGGGCTGGGCGCCCCTCTCCAACGGCCGCTTCGCGCTGGCGGTGGGCGACACGCACGTGACGAACGACCCCGTCGCGGGCCAGGGCGCCAATGCGGGGTCCGCTTCCGCCTTCGCGTTGGCGGAGCACATCGTCACCGCGCTGGCGGACAACCGGCCCTTCGACGAGGTCTTCTGTCGGGAGGCCGAAGCGGGCTCGTGGGCCGCCACCGCGCCGGCGACGCACTGGACCAACACCCTGCTCCAGCCGCCGCCTCCGCATGTGATTGATTTGCTGGCCGCTGGCAGCAAGGACGCACGGGTCGCGGACGCCATCGCCACCGCCTTCGTGACGCCCGAGCTCATCCTCTCCGCATGCGCCAGCCCGGAGAACTCCGCGGCGTTCATCGCACGGCACCGCCCCATGGTCCGCGAGGCCGCGCCGCCTCCGAGCCCCCTGGCGTGGCACCCGCCTCCCGAGGAGCCCAAGGTCACTGTGTCGTTGACCCGCTGA
- a CDS encoding winged helix DNA-binding domain-containing protein — protein MPDSPLTLRALNRATLARQMLLAREQTSVLGAVEKLLALQAQQAKPPFIGLWSRVAGFERDALQVLLQRKEVVRATLMRGTLHLASAEDYRHLRASFTPLLEASVASVLRERAKGLDVAPLVKEARAFFDEAPRTFEALRDHLVARHSQNDERAMGFAVRMFLPLIQVPTETEWGYPGTTDFAVAESWLDAPLRAEADLPTLVQRYLAAFGPASVTDAQTWSGLKGLKSTFEALRPSLRTFRDEKGRELFDLPKAPRPDEDTAAPARFLPEFDSLVLGHEDRARLVDDAYRSKLITKNLRVPATFLVDGFIAGTWTVERKRAAATLVVEPFAPIKKKDRDALVKEGEALLRFMEPEARTFEVRGH, from the coding sequence ATGCCAGATTCCCCGTTGACCCTCAGGGCCCTCAACCGCGCGACCTTGGCGCGGCAGATGTTGCTGGCGCGCGAGCAGACGTCCGTGCTCGGCGCGGTGGAGAAGCTCCTGGCGCTTCAGGCCCAACAGGCGAAGCCGCCGTTCATCGGCCTGTGGTCGCGTGTCGCGGGCTTCGAGCGAGACGCGCTCCAGGTGCTGCTCCAGCGCAAGGAGGTGGTCCGCGCCACGTTGATGCGCGGCACGTTGCACCTGGCGAGCGCGGAGGACTACCGGCACCTGCGAGCCAGCTTCACACCGCTGCTCGAAGCCTCTGTGGCGTCGGTGCTGCGCGAGCGCGCGAAGGGGCTGGACGTCGCGCCGCTCGTCAAGGAGGCGCGCGCCTTCTTCGATGAAGCGCCGCGCACCTTCGAGGCGCTGCGCGACCACCTGGTGGCCCGGCATTCCCAGAACGACGAACGCGCCATGGGCTTCGCGGTGCGGATGTTCCTACCCCTCATCCAGGTCCCCACGGAGACGGAGTGGGGCTACCCCGGCACCACGGACTTCGCGGTCGCGGAGTCTTGGCTGGACGCACCGCTGCGCGCCGAAGCGGACCTTCCCACGCTGGTGCAGCGCTACCTCGCGGCCTTCGGTCCCGCATCGGTGACGGATGCCCAGACCTGGTCCGGCCTCAAGGGCCTGAAGTCCACCTTCGAGGCGCTTCGGCCTTCGCTGCGCACGTTCCGGGACGAGAAGGGGCGGGAGCTGTTCGACCTGCCCAAGGCACCCCGGCCGGACGAGGACACGGCCGCCCCCGCGCGCTTCCTCCCGGAGTTCGACAGCCTGGTGCTCGGCCATGAGGACCGGGCCCGGCTGGTGGATGACGCGTACCGCTCCAAGCTCATCACCAAGAATCTGCGAGTCCCCGCCACCTTCCTCGTGGACGGCTTCATCGCCGGGACGTGGACGGTGGAGCGCAAGCGCGCGGCGGCTACGCTCGTCGTCGAGCCCTTTGCGCCCATCAAGAAGAAGGACCGTGACGCCCTGGTGAAGGAGGGCGAGGCGCTCCTGCGTTTCATGGAGCCCGAAGCCCGCACGTTCGAGGTCCGCGGGCACTAA
- a CDS encoding D-TA family PLP-dependent enzyme, with protein sequence MNVDWLDMMTTPAALVDLDRVDANLKRVAMYTRQHGLRWRPHTKTHKTPEFAALQLAAGAQGVTVATVREAEVMATVCDDILLAYPPVGDDRLTRLMALPPHVRLTVALDSGEALEMLSRAARRAGRTVGVLVELDLGMRRVGVQSPEDAVALARAVTSSSGLEYRGITFYAGHLRMPQAELGDAMREQSVRLATYVDTLADAGLRPKTVSGGSTPTLWRSHEVAGLTEIRPGINIFNDRNAVSVGACPWEECAYSVLATVVSTTVPGQAVIDAGSKALAKEEGFTDTGVYGALLDRPDVLVRGLSEEHGLLDLSSTDWRPRVGDRVRVVPNHACASVNLHDRLHLLRQSTWAGTHAITARGW encoded by the coding sequence ATGAATGTGGACTGGCTCGACATGATGACGACACCCGCCGCCCTCGTGGACCTGGACCGTGTGGACGCCAACCTGAAGCGCGTGGCCATGTACACCCGCCAGCACGGCCTGCGGTGGCGGCCCCACACGAAGACGCACAAGACACCGGAGTTCGCCGCGCTCCAGCTCGCCGCCGGAGCCCAGGGCGTCACCGTGGCCACCGTCCGCGAGGCGGAGGTCATGGCCACCGTCTGCGACGACATCCTGCTCGCCTATCCTCCCGTGGGCGACGACAGGCTCACCCGGCTCATGGCGCTACCACCACACGTCCGGCTCACCGTGGCCCTGGACTCGGGCGAGGCGCTGGAGATGCTGAGCCGCGCGGCCCGGAGGGCGGGCCGTACGGTGGGCGTGTTGGTGGAGCTGGACCTGGGCATGCGGCGCGTGGGAGTCCAGTCCCCCGAGGACGCAGTCGCACTGGCCCGCGCAGTGACGTCCAGCAGTGGCCTGGAGTACCGGGGCATCACCTTCTACGCCGGACACCTGCGTATGCCACAGGCGGAGCTGGGCGACGCGATGCGTGAGCAATCCGTGCGGCTGGCCACCTACGTGGACACCCTTGCGGACGCGGGACTGCGGCCCAAAACCGTGAGCGGCGGCTCCACGCCGACGCTGTGGCGCTCGCATGAAGTCGCCGGGCTCACGGAGATTCGCCCGGGCATCAACATCTTCAATGACCGCAACGCCGTATCGGTGGGTGCATGCCCGTGGGAGGAATGTGCCTACTCCGTGCTGGCCACGGTGGTGAGCACCACGGTGCCGGGACAGGCCGTCATCGACGCGGGTTCCAAGGCCCTGGCCAAGGAGGAAGGCTTCACCGACACGGGCGTCTACGGCGCCCTGCTCGACCGGCCAGACGTCCTGGTGCGCGGCCTGTCCGAGGAGCACGGCCTGCTGGACCTCTCCAGCACCGACTGGCGGCCCCGCGTGGGCGACCGCGTACGCGTGGTGCCCAACCACGCCTGCGCCTCCGTCAACCTGCACGACCGGTTGCACCTGCTGCGTCAGAGTACCTGGGCCGGCACGCACGCCATCACCGCGCGAGGCTGGTGA
- a CDS encoding ArsC/Spx/MgsR family protein, which translates to MELWINPACSKCRAAMAAMDASGAAYVVRRYLESPPTAAELEAVLGRLGMEPWELVRMGEAAATKATLEMLPRDATHRADWIAAMVQHPELIQRPIVTASDGTTVVGRSPEALERVLAAERSSGT; encoded by the coding sequence ATGGAGCTCTGGATCAACCCTGCCTGTTCAAAGTGCCGCGCCGCGATGGCCGCGATGGATGCGTCCGGTGCAGCCTACGTCGTCCGCCGCTACCTGGAGTCGCCCCCCACCGCTGCGGAGCTGGAGGCCGTACTCGGGCGGCTCGGGATGGAGCCCTGGGAGCTGGTGCGCATGGGTGAGGCCGCGGCGACCAAGGCCACGCTGGAGATGCTGCCCAGAGACGCGACACACCGTGCCGACTGGATTGCAGCCATGGTCCAGCACCCAGAGCTGATTCAGCGGCCCATCGTTACCGCCAGCGACGGGACGACTGTGGTGGGGCGGAGCCCGGAGGCGCTGGAGAGGGTGCTCGCCGCGGAGCGCAGCTCGGGCACCTGA
- a CDS encoding Lnb N-terminal periplasmic domain-containing protein: MQRVFRVITALLLALGVTWAALALALTGAGPEGAHVLRALGAGLLAAGAVVAWRRHSQGAALSVMGVGCVAIWGWTQTVRPATQADWAPDLARSARAVVEGSRVTLHDVRDFRYRTTSDWDASWYSATYDTRELTGAWFIVEPFSGVWGAAHTMVSFGFADGRYLVFSVEVRREKGETFSALGGLFRQFELTYVVGDERDLVQLRSNHRKDDVYLYPVDASKERIASFFLDMVARMNALHEKPEFYDTLTNNCTTNLVRHLEKVSQSRVPYDHRTLLPAYSDALAYELELIDRDAPLEQVRQRYHINARAQAADGRPDFSRRIREPLAAATADAVP, encoded by the coding sequence ATGCAAAGAGTCTTCCGTGTCATCACGGCGCTGCTCCTCGCGCTGGGCGTCACCTGGGCGGCGCTGGCCCTGGCGTTGACGGGGGCGGGCCCCGAGGGCGCGCACGTCCTGCGGGCGTTGGGGGCCGGGCTGCTCGCGGCGGGCGCGGTGGTTGCCTGGCGGCGTCACTCACAAGGGGCGGCCCTGTCCGTCATGGGCGTTGGGTGTGTGGCCATCTGGGGGTGGACCCAGACGGTCCGACCTGCGACGCAGGCGGACTGGGCGCCGGACCTGGCGCGCTCCGCCCGGGCGGTGGTGGAGGGCTCCCGTGTGACGTTGCATGACGTGCGTGACTTCCGCTACCGCACCACGTCGGACTGGGATGCGTCGTGGTACTCGGCCACGTACGACACGCGTGAGCTCACGGGCGCGTGGTTCATCGTGGAGCCCTTCTCCGGCGTCTGGGGCGCGGCCCACACCATGGTGAGCTTCGGCTTCGCGGATGGGCGCTACCTCGTCTTCTCCGTGGAGGTCCGCCGGGAGAAGGGGGAGACCTTCTCCGCGCTGGGCGGTCTGTTCCGCCAGTTCGAGCTCACCTACGTGGTGGGGGACGAGCGGGACCTGGTGCAACTGCGCTCCAACCACCGCAAGGATGACGTCTATCTCTACCCGGTGGATGCGTCGAAGGAGCGCATCGCCAGCTTCTTCCTCGACATGGTGGCGCGGATGAACGCGCTGCACGAGAAGCCGGAGTTCTACGACACGCTCACCAACAACTGCACCACCAACCTGGTGCGGCACCTGGAGAAGGTGAGCCAGAGCCGGGTGCCCTACGACCACCGGACCTTGCTGCCGGCGTACTCGGACGCCCTGGCGTATGAGCTGGAGCTCATCGACCGGGACGCGCCGCTGGAGCAGGTACGCCAGCGCTACCACATCAACGCGCGCGCGCAGGCGGCGGATGGACGCCCGGACTTCTCGCGGCGCATCCGCGAGCCGCTGGCCGCCGCCACCGCCGACGCCGTGCCGTGA
- a CDS encoding prolyl oligopeptidase family serine peptidase encodes MKLKTALTAAVLTLPLAAPAAPAPAPAATAPRKAASKAPASPKKETVDTYHGTAVKDPYQWLEDSSDAQVKQWNDAQNAYTRALLDKLSGRDAIRQRVSELLSWKSPGYGGLHEAGGTLFAMKAQPPKQQSFLVVLDSVDDTSKERVLVDPMVVDASGHTTIDWYVPTLDGKKIAVSMSKNGTESGDVTVYDVATGKPLPNETVPRVNGGTAGGSLTWTADGKGYFYTRYPRGEERPEADRDFFQQVYFHQLGTPTEKDTYVLGKDFPRIAMTELDTSHDGQHISAVVANGDGGEYMLYLRDAAGKWSQVSKFEDKVIRARFGHDGAMYLLSRKDAPRGKVLRLPLATPTLDKATVVVPEGEASIQGFFPTKSRLYVSEQLGGPSQLRMVDLKGKALGMVPTLPVSSVGGLVSQGDDDVLFINTSFTQPMAWYRYSAKDNSVKKTALARTSPLDLSDVEVVRAFATSKDGTKVPVSILKKKGTRLNGNNPALLTGYGGFNISISPNYNTLAGFWLEQGGVFAVANLRGGSEFGEKWHAEGSLTNKQNVFDDFHAAAKLLVDQKYTQPKKLAIQGGSNGGLLMGAAVTQHPEMYGAVVARVGIYDMLRVELTPNGQFNITEYGTVKNPEQFKALHAYSPLHNVKDGTAYPSVLFTSGANDPRVDPFHSRKMVARMQEATKAKNPILLRANAETGHGAGTPLNARIEEEVDVYSFVFNALGMKYQPPAKKVAAPKPQ; translated from the coding sequence GTGAAGCTGAAGACCGCATTGACGGCGGCGGTGCTGACCCTGCCGCTGGCTGCGCCAGCCGCCCCCGCCCCCGCGCCGGCCGCGACGGCGCCCCGCAAGGCTGCCTCCAAGGCGCCCGCGTCGCCGAAGAAGGAGACGGTGGACACCTACCACGGCACGGCGGTGAAGGACCCGTACCAGTGGCTGGAGGACTCGTCCGACGCGCAGGTGAAGCAGTGGAACGACGCGCAGAACGCGTACACCCGCGCCCTCCTGGACAAGCTGTCCGGACGCGATGCCATCCGCCAGCGCGTCTCCGAGCTGCTGAGCTGGAAGTCCCCTGGCTACGGCGGGCTGCACGAGGCCGGCGGCACGTTGTTCGCCATGAAGGCCCAGCCGCCCAAGCAGCAGTCCTTCCTGGTCGTGCTCGACTCGGTGGATGACACGTCCAAGGAGCGCGTGCTGGTGGACCCCATGGTGGTGGACGCCTCGGGCCACACCACCATCGACTGGTACGTCCCCACGCTGGACGGCAAGAAGATCGCCGTGTCGATGTCGAAGAACGGCACCGAGAGCGGCGACGTCACCGTCTATGACGTGGCCACCGGCAAGCCGCTGCCGAATGAGACCGTGCCCCGCGTGAATGGTGGCACCGCGGGTGGCAGCCTGACGTGGACGGCGGACGGCAAGGGCTACTTCTACACGCGCTACCCGCGCGGCGAGGAGCGCCCCGAGGCGGACCGTGACTTCTTCCAGCAGGTCTACTTCCACCAGCTCGGCACGCCCACGGAGAAGGACACGTATGTGCTGGGCAAGGACTTCCCGCGCATCGCGATGACGGAGCTGGACACGTCTCACGACGGCCAGCACATCTCCGCCGTCGTGGCCAACGGCGACGGCGGCGAGTACATGCTGTACCTGCGCGACGCCGCCGGGAAGTGGTCGCAGGTATCGAAGTTCGAGGACAAAGTCATCCGCGCGCGCTTCGGCCACGACGGCGCCATGTACCTGCTCAGCCGCAAGGACGCGCCGCGCGGCAAGGTGCTGCGGCTGCCGCTGGCCACGCCCACGCTGGACAAGGCCACGGTGGTGGTGCCGGAGGGCGAGGCCAGCATCCAGGGCTTCTTCCCCACGAAGTCGCGGCTCTACGTGAGCGAGCAGCTCGGCGGGCCTTCGCAGTTGCGCATGGTGGACCTGAAGGGCAAGGCGCTGGGGATGGTGCCCACCCTGCCCGTGTCTTCCGTGGGCGGGCTCGTGAGCCAGGGCGATGACGACGTGCTCTTCATCAACACCAGCTTCACCCAGCCGATGGCCTGGTACCGGTACTCGGCGAAGGACAACTCGGTGAAGAAGACGGCGCTGGCCCGCACGTCGCCGCTGGACCTGAGCGACGTGGAGGTGGTGCGCGCGTTCGCCACGTCCAAGGACGGCACCAAGGTCCCCGTCAGCATCCTCAAGAAGAAGGGCACCAGGCTCAACGGCAACAACCCGGCGCTGCTGACGGGCTACGGCGGCTTCAACATCTCCATCAGCCCGAACTACAACACGCTGGCCGGTTTCTGGCTGGAACAGGGCGGCGTGTTCGCGGTAGCCAACCTGCGCGGCGGCTCGGAGTTCGGCGAGAAGTGGCACGCCGAGGGCTCGCTCACGAACAAGCAGAACGTCTTCGACGACTTCCACGCCGCCGCGAAGCTGCTGGTGGACCAGAAGTACACGCAGCCGAAGAAGCTGGCCATCCAGGGTGGCAGCAACGGCGGCCTCCTGATGGGCGCGGCCGTCACCCAGCACCCGGAGATGTACGGCGCCGTCGTGGCGCGCGTGGGCATCTACGACATGCTCCGGGTGGAGCTGACGCCCAACGGCCAGTTCAACATCACCGAGTACGGCACCGTGAAGAACCCGGAGCAGTTCAAGGCGCTGCACGCGTACTCGCCGCTCCACAACGTCAAGGACGGCACGGCCTACCCCTCCGTGCTCTTCACGTCCGGCGCGAACGACCCGCGCGTGGACCCGTTCCACTCGCGGAAGATGGTGGCCCGGATGCAGGAGGCCACCAAGGCGAAGAACCCCATCCTGCTGCGCGCCAACGCGGAGACGGGCCACGGCGCCGGCACGCCGCTGAACGCGCGCATCGAGGAGGAAGTGGACGTGTACTCGTTCGTGTTCAACGCCCTGGGCATGAAGTACCAGCCCCCGGCGAAGAAGGTCGCGGCGCCCAAGCCGCAGTAG
- a CDS encoding MbtH family protein: MTDEREDTTVYKVVVNHEEQYSIWPADRENALGWKDAGKQGLKAECLEYIKEVWTDMRPLSLRKKMEELKS; this comes from the coding sequence ATGACGGATGAGCGAGAGGACACGACCGTCTACAAGGTCGTGGTGAACCACGAGGAGCAGTACTCCATCTGGCCGGCCGACCGCGAGAACGCGCTCGGCTGGAAGGATGCAGGCAAGCAGGGCCTCAAGGCCGAGTGCCTGGAGTACATCAAGGAGGTCTGGACGGACATGCGTCCGCTGAGCCTCCGCAAGAAGATGGAAGAGCTGAAGTCGTAG
- the dacB gene encoding D-alanyl-D-alanine carboxypeptidase/D-alanyl-D-alanine endopeptidase — MRRILSASLLLVAPLVLSGCFRETRPEGDTLPSLARALFETLEAEGALASAYVVDAQTGEPLFTHREHVRLLPASTLKVVSTASVLSALGADFRFQTPVALEGTLDGGLFLGDIVVEPTGDPSLGSWRFPETALACEQVADALQARGIRQWRGQVRVRGAKEAEFPFGPGWAWDDAAYAYSAAPTAFVFRENVVDVALSRAAGAACAQPPTIQVTPTFATLPAVVGVDTNAERPSLACVRQRGGPGVRCLWRSTADTCPRSAAVRLSVDEPEQLFSACVEAALLARGIPRLPMTLEAPTPRQPAVPAPLVTLVSPPLSELVKVTNKESLNLYAERLGLRFARELTGTESYGALRTALTEELTRRGIPSRDLRPVDGSGLSRYNLATARGLVRVIFTSLREAYGTALLDSLPVAGLDGTLAARPVTADTAGHIRAKTGTLSGQRCFVGVVDRPGDARHPRVVFALMLGNMDDGTALPANEAFDRFTAGLVTLPLR; from the coding sequence ATGCGCCGCATCCTGTCCGCCTCGCTGCTGCTCGTGGCCCCCCTGGTCCTCTCCGGCTGCTTCCGCGAGACGCGCCCCGAGGGCGACACCCTTCCCTCCCTGGCCCGCGCGCTCTTCGAAACCCTGGAGGCCGAAGGCGCCCTGGCCAGCGCCTACGTGGTGGACGCGCAGACGGGCGAGCCACTCTTCACCCACCGCGAGCATGTCCGGCTCCTGCCCGCCTCCACGCTCAAGGTCGTCTCCACCGCGTCGGTCCTCTCCGCGCTGGGCGCGGACTTCCGCTTCCAGACGCCGGTGGCCCTGGAGGGCACGCTGGATGGCGGGCTCTTCCTGGGTGACATCGTGGTGGAGCCCACGGGGGACCCGTCCCTGGGCTCGTGGCGCTTCCCCGAGACGGCGCTGGCGTGTGAGCAGGTGGCGGACGCCCTCCAGGCGCGCGGCATCCGCCAGTGGCGCGGGCAGGTGCGCGTGCGCGGCGCGAAGGAGGCGGAGTTCCCGTTCGGCCCTGGCTGGGCCTGGGATGACGCCGCCTATGCCTACAGCGCGGCGCCAACGGCCTTCGTCTTCCGGGAGAACGTGGTGGACGTGGCGCTGTCCCGGGCGGCGGGCGCGGCCTGCGCGCAGCCCCCCACCATCCAGGTGACCCCCACCTTCGCGACGCTGCCGGCCGTGGTGGGTGTGGACACGAACGCGGAGCGCCCCTCCCTGGCCTGCGTGCGCCAGCGTGGCGGCCCCGGCGTGCGCTGCCTGTGGCGCTCCACCGCGGACACCTGCCCCCGCTCCGCCGCGGTGAGGCTGTCGGTGGACGAGCCCGAGCAGCTCTTCTCCGCCTGTGTGGAGGCCGCCCTGCTCGCGCGCGGCATCCCTCGGCTGCCCATGACGCTGGAGGCGCCCACGCCGCGGCAACCCGCGGTGCCCGCACCCCTGGTCACCCTGGTCAGCCCGCCGCTGTCCGAGTTGGTGAAGGTGACGAACAAGGAATCCCTCAACCTGTACGCGGAGCGCCTGGGCCTGCGCTTCGCGCGCGAGCTCACCGGCACGGAGAGCTATGGCGCCCTCCGCACCGCGCTGACGGAGGAACTGACCCGCCGAGGCATCCCCTCGCGAGACTTGCGCCCGGTGGATGGCAGTGGCCTGTCCCGGTACAACCTGGCCACCGCGCGGGGACTGGTGCGCGTCATCTTCACCAGCCTGCGTGAAGCCTACGGCACCGCGCTGCTGGACAGCCTGCCCGTGGCCGGCCTGGACGGCACGCTCGCGGCCCGCCCCGTCACCGCCGACACCGCGGGCCACATCCGCGCGAAGACGGGCACGCTGTCCGGTCAGCGGTGCTTCGTGGGGGTAGTGGACCGGCCGGGAGACGCGCGGCACCCACGCGTCGTCTTCGCGCTGATGCTGGGGAACATGGACGACGGCACCGCTCTGCCCGCCAATGAGGCGTTCGACCGGTTCACCGCGGGGCTGGTCACACTGCCGCTGCGCTGA